The following proteins come from a genomic window of Dermacentor albipictus isolate Rhodes 1998 colony chromosome 8, USDA_Dalb.pri_finalv2, whole genome shotgun sequence:
- the LOC139049286 gene encoding uncharacterized protein — MDLEEGAGPGLQAQQGAHQQSSSAGTVRSCEAAVQTVAASPYDVVAVLAHRVKDSQERPLSVASRRVHAAEEHYSQLNKEGLTLVFGVERFQQYLWGRKFRAVRDHKRLLGLLGPDKAVRVQASPRVIRSAWRLAAYTYELVYRRGKSLGPANALSSLPLPEVPDVVPEPAEVFMLEHPHPEILSRCAIWQAARRDPVLSQVVEVVSRREELAQQAYSQRAAELSLQQGCLLWGSEMVIPQSLRSSVLQLRHAGHPGVEKTKMVARSQVWWLGLDQDIAYMMQSSQVCQEQQRASCHV, encoded by the coding sequence atggatctggaagaaggagcaggaccgggcCTTCAAGCGCAGCAAGGAGCTCATCAGCAAAGCTCCAGTGCTGGTACAGTTCGATCCTGCGAAGCTGCCGTCCAGACCGTAGCTGCATCGCCGTACGATGTGGTAGCCGTCCTGGCGCACCGGGTCAAGGATAGCCAGGAACGCCCTCTGTCGGTTGCTTCTCGTCGGGTTCATGCTGCAGAGGAACACTACAGCCAGCTCAATAAGGAAGGCCTGACCCTCGTGTTTGGGGTCGAACGCTTCCAGCAGTATCTCTGGGGCCGGAAGTTCAGAGCGGTCAGGGACCACAAGCGGCTGTTGGGGCTCCTGGGGCCTGACAAAGCAGTTCgtgtgcaggcatcacctcgagttaTACGCTCAGCCTGGAGGCTAGCAGCTTACACTTACGAGCTGGTTTACCGTCGGGGAAAGAGCCTGGGACCTGCTAATGCCCTGAGCAGtctgcccctgccagaggtgcctgatgttgttccagaacctgctgaagtgttcatgctggagcaccCGCACCCGGAGATCCTCTCCAGATGTGCAATATGGCAAGCTGCCAGACGGGACCCAGTCCTGTCCCAGGTCGTCGAAGTGGTGTCCCGTAGGGAGGAATTGGctcagcaggcctatagccagAGGGCCGccgagctgagcttgcagcagggctgcctactctGGGGTTCTGAGATGGTGATCCCACAAAGCCTCCGGTCCAGCGTCCTGCAGTTGAGGCACGCGGGTCATCCTGGcgtggaaaagaccaagatggtggcccggtcccaAGTTTGGTGGCttggcctggaccaggacatcgcttACATGATGCAGAGCAGCCAAGTCTGCCAGGAGCAGCAGCGGGCCTCATGTCATGTGtaa